One window of the Labilibaculum sp. genome contains the following:
- a CDS encoding Calx-beta domain-containing protein encodes MWITTAAGSDFVATMSGEAQEDVAISFTTTNGSAAGSDFTSQTSQTYTILAGSTSINIPVEVLGDDIAEATESFTAAIIIDNANAQQVTIGTGSATGTINDDDAYTISLAGFTVSETDANADHNFVATMSGEDLYFGTGRCSDQLYNYQWQCSRK; translated from the coding sequence ATGTGGATCACAACTGCAGCAGGAAGTGACTTTGTAGCTACCATGAGTGGAGAAGCACAGGAAGATGTAGCGATCAGCTTTACAACTACCAATGGCAGTGCAGCAGGAAGTGACTTTACATCACAAACATCACAGACCTATACCATTTTGGCAGGTTCAACAAGCATTAACATTCCTGTAGAGGTATTGGGAGATGATATTGCAGAGGCAACAGAAAGTTTCACCGCAGCAATAATCATTGACAATGCCAACGCACAACAGGTGACAATCGGCACCGGCAGTGCAACGGGAACCATTAACGATGATGATGCTTATACAATCAGCCTAGCAGGCTTTACGGTAAGTGAAACAGATGCAAATGCGGATCACAACTTTGTAGCTACCATGAGTGGAGAAGACCTATATTTTGGCACAGGAAGATGTAGTGATCAGCTTTACAACTACCAATGGCAGTGCAGCAGGAAGTGA
- a CDS encoding type IX secretion system membrane protein PorP/SprF, translated as MNRSRFNSLKYVVLFLLVFPCFKQGKAQQDPMYTQYMHNPLTVNPAYAGSTDMMSAMFLAREQWVGFDGAPKSRTLTLSAPITRYDIGAGFAFINDELGPVKQNSFYTDFAYHLTLGEKGKLSFGLKGGFDMIQIDLMNLTLDQQNDGTFAQNFEEQFILNFGLGLYYYTDRFYLGVSIPRMLKNNYDNDGINTTSLGYKERHYFLTTGALFDLNDYIKLKPSILSKIVWNAPVSIDLSANFILYDQLWLGTSYRIDDSMSFLIHYQLSDQLRVGYAFDLTESEMRRYNNGTHEIMVAFDFQFNKKKIMTPRYF; from the coding sequence ATGAATAGATCTAGATTTAATTCTCTAAAATACGTTGTATTATTCTTGTTGGTTTTCCCTTGCTTTAAACAGGGGAAAGCACAACAGGATCCAATGTATACTCAATACATGCATAATCCTTTAACTGTAAATCCAGCTTATGCAGGTAGTACTGATATGATGAGTGCAATGTTCTTGGCGCGTGAACAGTGGGTAGGATTTGATGGCGCTCCAAAATCGCGTACTTTAACTTTAAGTGCACCCATTACAAGGTATGATATTGGCGCTGGATTTGCTTTTATTAATGATGAATTGGGACCAGTAAAACAGAATAGTTTTTACACTGATTTTGCTTATCATTTAACTTTGGGTGAAAAAGGAAAATTGTCTTTTGGCTTGAAAGGTGGATTTGATATGATCCAAATTGATTTAATGAACCTAACCTTAGATCAACAGAACGATGGAACTTTTGCTCAGAATTTTGAGGAACAGTTCATTTTGAACTTTGGTTTGGGATTGTATTACTATACCGATCGTTTTTATTTGGGAGTGTCGATTCCAAGAATGTTGAAGAATAATTACGACAATGATGGAATCAACACAACCAGTTTGGGATATAAGGAACGTCACTATTTTCTGACAACAGGAGCTTTATTCGATTTAAATGACTATATCAAATTAAAGCCGTCAATCTTGTCTAAAATAGTTTGGAATGCTCCGGTATCAATTGATTTGTCAGCAAATTTCATACTCTACGATCAGTTGTGGCTTGGAACATCATACCGCATTGATGATTCAATGAGTTTTTTAATTCACTACCAGTTGTCAGATCAATTGCGTGTTGGTTATGCATTCGACCTAACCGAATCAGAAATGAGAAGATATAATAATGGAACGCATGAGATTATGGTAGCATTCGATTTCCAGTTCAACAAGAAAAAAATCATGACACCTAGATATTTCTAA
- a CDS encoding Calx-beta domain-containing protein, whose amino-acid sequence MSFTTTNGSAAGSDFTSQTSQTYTILAGSTSINIPVEVLGDDIAEATESFTAAIIIDNANAQQVTIGTGSATGTINDDDAYTISLAGFTVSETDANVDHNCSRK is encoded by the coding sequence ATCAGCTTTACAACTACCAATGGCAGTGCAGCAGGAAGTGACTTTACATCACAAACATCACAGACCTATACCATTTTGGCAGGTTCAACAAGCATTAACATTCCTGTAGAGGTATTGGGAGATGATATTGCAGAGGCAACAGAAAGTTTCACCGCAGCAATAATCATTGACAATGCCAACGCACAACAGGTGACAATCGGCACCGGCAGTGCAACGGGAACCATTAACGATGATGATGCTTATACAATCAGCCTAGCAGGCTTTACGGTAAGTGAAACAGATGCAAATGTGGATCACAACTGCAGCAGGAAGTGA
- a CDS encoding IS3 family transposase (programmed frameshift): protein MAKHYETEFKLMIVNLLKSGQSAKQVSEDYGLNDSMIRRWRRETLSNKESFTGKGNISLSPEQQEISQLRAELKETRLERDIFKKGGQHLLQERQLIYNFMDKHKKIYPVGKMCKHLKVSRNSYYHWKSIKLTKKKYSRKAILVNEIKKIFKDSRQTYGSPRIQVELEKIGYKISRTYVGKLMKAENIRFKPKKRFINTTYSKHGYKIEKNTLDRQFKVEQLGKVWVSDITYIRVNDKWIYLTTMIDLADRQVVGWSLSKDMTYENTVLKAWNIARKRRQIIDGFILHSDRGVQYACNKIRDIFMDNDKINRSMSRKGNCWDNAVAESFFKTIKSEMIYRNKFKSFTHAYNHVYDYIENWYNVKRIHSSLGYKTPLEKEIELRAYYKLAA, encoded by the exons ATGGCGAAACATTATGAAACAGAATTTAAGTTGATGATTGTGAATCTACTTAAATCGGGACAAAGCGCGAAGCAAGTGTCTGAAGATTACGGATTAAACGACAGCATGATTCGAAGATGGCGAAGAGAAACATTAAGCAATAAAGAATCTTTCACAGGAAAAGGTAATATTTCTTTAAGTCCGGAACAGCAAGAGATATCCCAGTTAAGAGCAGAATTAAAAGAAACTAGATTAGAACGTGATATAT TTAAAAAAGGCGGTCAGCATCTTCTCCAAGAGCGACAATTGATCTATAATTTTATGGATAAGCATAAAAAGATATATCCTGTTGGGAAGATGTGTAAGCATTTAAAAGTAAGCCGGAATTCATATTACCACTGGAAGTCAATTAAACTTACCAAAAAGAAGTACTCAAGAAAAGCGATTCTGGTAAATGAGATTAAAAAGATATTTAAAGACAGTAGACAAACCTATGGAAGTCCGCGTATTCAGGTTGAATTGGAGAAGATTGGATATAAAATATCTAGAACTTATGTTGGTAAACTAATGAAGGCAGAAAACATTCGGTTCAAGCCTAAAAAGCGATTTATTAATACAACTTACTCTAAGCATGGTTATAAGATTGAAAAAAACACTCTTGACCGGCAATTTAAAGTTGAACAGCTAGGTAAAGTATGGGTATCTGACATTACTTATATTAGAGTTAATGACAAGTGGATTTACCTCACAACGATGATTGATTTGGCGGATAGACAAGTTGTTGGTTGGTCGTTAAGTAAAGATATGACCTATGAAAACACGGTTCTTAAGGCATGGAATATTGCACGTAAGCGAAGACAAATAATAGATGGATTTATTCTTCATTCGGATAGGGGCGTTCAATATGCCTGCAATAAAATAAGGGATATTTTTATGGATAATGATAAGATAAACAGAAGCATGAGCAGAAAGGGAAACTGTTGGGATAATGCCGTAGCTGAAAGCTTTTTTAAAACGATCAAGTCGGAAATGATATACCGAAACAAGTTTAAATCATTTACTCATGCATATAACCATGTATACGATTACATCGAAAATTGGTACAATGTTAAAAGAATACACTCTAGTTTGGGATATAAAACACCTTTAGAAAAAGAAATTGAATTAAGAGCTTATTATAAATTAGCGGCCTAA
- a CDS encoding OmpA family protein, with the protein MKKLTLALSLVFSLICVQLQAQLLSKADKYFNSFAYGDAVELYEILWKKDSVNRYITRQLAVSYRMMNNTVKMEKYYSKLVNLTDNESEDYYHYSKALQSNEKYDKAKIYMDKYLAFENAKPRSKIDPRFLMSLRDDSTRYQIAPVLINSEASEFGPAFYKDQLVFSSAKAMPKLIKRNHGWNDQNYLRLYVANINQEDQLLDVKLLSSRLATNYHDGPVCFNKAGDEMFLTRNYVSDSKRAQKDDSGVVSIKLYHCKKEGEHWSSPKLLPFNMDGYSTGHPSLSADGKRLYFISDRPGGFGGTDIYYAERNGESWNEPVNLGNTINTPENEMSPFIANNNSFYFASKGHAGLGGLDIFWIKDLDSDTLINMGYPINTAKDDFSFVLKNGKGYLASNRVKGESYDDIYKFKIVRRLIKGKVYHDETHEILPNSMVKLIDENGKAIQEVYTGADGVFKFLVDAVQNFKLTSEKLMYNIGTGLVGRGELEDQIEVHCDLYQSRDNSLELAGVVLYRGDRSPVSHLDIRLINMNTGDIVDLVTGDKGNMNSPIDRNTEYTIEYHKEGVFAEPGSFSTSNIEGNKLHIEKLVDKVEVGKVFVLENIFYDLDKSEIRPDAALELDKLVMVMNDNPSLKIELSSHTDSRGSDAYNMALSERRAKSAVKYIIENGIAKDRIVAKGYGETKLINHCYNGVECSKAEHQANRRTEVKVLEL; encoded by the coding sequence ATGAAGAAACTTACATTAGCACTCAGTCTTGTTTTCTCACTGATTTGTGTTCAGTTGCAGGCACAATTATTATCGAAAGCTGACAAATATTTTAATTCATTTGCCTATGGTGATGCGGTAGAGCTATATGAAATACTTTGGAAGAAGGACAGTGTAAATCGATATATTACCAGGCAATTGGCCGTTTCTTACCGGATGATGAACAATACGGTTAAAATGGAAAAGTATTATTCCAAATTGGTTAACCTTACGGATAACGAATCGGAAGATTATTATCATTATTCCAAGGCGCTTCAAAGCAATGAAAAATACGATAAGGCAAAGATATACATGGACAAGTATTTGGCTTTTGAAAATGCAAAGCCAAGAAGCAAAATAGATCCTCGTTTTCTAATGTCTTTAAGAGATGATTCCACACGTTATCAAATAGCACCAGTTTTGATTAATTCTGAAGCTTCAGAATTTGGTCCTGCCTTTTACAAGGACCAGCTTGTGTTTTCATCAGCGAAAGCAATGCCTAAACTGATCAAAAGAAATCACGGCTGGAACGATCAAAATTACTTGAGGCTATATGTTGCCAATATCAATCAAGAAGATCAATTGCTGGATGTGAAGTTGCTTTCTAGCAGGCTAGCTACGAATTATCACGATGGTCCTGTATGTTTTAACAAAGCAGGTGATGAAATGTTTCTCACAAGGAACTACGTATCAGACAGCAAACGAGCTCAAAAAGATGATTCTGGAGTAGTTAGCATTAAGCTTTATCATTGTAAGAAAGAAGGGGAGCATTGGTCTAGCCCAAAACTTTTGCCTTTTAACATGGATGGATATTCTACTGGTCATCCGAGTCTTTCGGCGGATGGGAAACGCTTGTATTTCATTTCTGACCGACCAGGTGGATTTGGAGGGACGGATATCTATTATGCAGAAAGAAATGGTGAAAGTTGGAACGAACCAGTCAATCTAGGCAATACAATTAACACACCAGAAAATGAAATGTCACCCTTTATTGCAAACAACAATAGCTTTTATTTTGCATCCAAAGGACATGCCGGTCTTGGAGGTTTGGATATTTTCTGGATAAAAGACCTTGATTCTGATACTCTAATTAACATGGGATACCCAATAAATACAGCTAAGGATGATTTTTCCTTCGTTTTAAAAAATGGTAAAGGCTATTTGGCTTCGAATAGAGTAAAAGGTGAATCGTACGATGATATTTATAAGTTTAAAATTGTAAGAAGATTGATTAAAGGGAAAGTTTATCATGATGAAACTCATGAAATTCTGCCTAATAGTATGGTAAAATTAATTGATGAGAACGGTAAAGCAATTCAAGAAGTTTATACGGGAGCAGATGGAGTATTTAAATTCTTAGTAGATGCTGTACAGAATTTTAAGCTTACGTCTGAAAAGTTGATGTATAATATTGGAACGGGCTTAGTAGGCAGAGGTGAATTGGAGGATCAGATTGAAGTGCATTGCGATTTGTATCAATCCAGAGATAACAGCCTTGAATTAGCAGGAGTTGTATTGTATCGCGGAGATCGTTCACCGGTTTCACATTTGGATATCAGATTGATAAATATGAACACTGGAGACATAGTTGATCTTGTAACTGGTGACAAGGGAAATATGAATAGTCCAATTGATCGAAATACTGAATACACAATAGAGTATCACAAAGAAGGAGTTTTTGCTGAACCAGGAAGTTTTAGCACTTCTAATATTGAAGGCAATAAATTACATATCGAAAAATTGGTGGATAAAGTAGAGGTAGGAAAAGTGTTTGTGCTTGAGAATATTTTCTATGATTTGGACAAATCTGAGATTAGACCAGATGCTGCTTTGGAACTTGACAAGCTGGTTATGGTAATGAATGACAATCCAAGTTTGAAAATTGAGTTGAGTTCCCATACTGATTCAAGAGGTAGTGATGCGTATAATATGGCTTTATCAGAAAGACGAGCCAAATCTGCCGTGAAATACATCATTGAAAATGGAATTGCAAAAGATAGAATTGTGGCCAAGGGTTATGGTGAAACAAAATTGATTAATCATTGCTACAATGGTGTAGAATGTAGTAAGGCAGAGCATCAGGCTAATCGCAGAACCGAGGTGAAAGTACTGGAATTATAG
- a CDS encoding Ig-like domain-containing protein — protein MEKTYILAQEDVVISFTTTNGSAAGSDFTSQTSQTYTILAGSTSVNIPVEVLGDDIAEATESFTAAIIIDNANAQQVTIGTGSATGTINDDDAYTISLAGFTVSETDANVDHNFVATMSGEAQEDVVISFTTTNGSAAGSDFTSQTSQTYTILAGSTSINIPVEVLGDDIAEATESFTAAIIIDNANAQQVTIGTGSATGTINDDDAYTISLAGFTVSEIDTNADHNFVATMSGEAQEDVVISFTTTNGTATAIDFAAQASQTYTILKGTTSVDIPVVVIGDFILESTESFTAEIEINDANEQQITIENENAIATGTINDNDVSEISIAANDDEAGEPNNDGQFTVSLSNQSDDATVIAYTIGGSATAVEDYTTLTGSITIPANTSNGTIDVSVIDNNILESDETVIVTLTSITSGDPQAIIGASSSATVTISDDDSSEVSITANDDEAGEPNNDGQFAVSLSNQSDDATVIAYTIGGSATAVEDYTTLTGSITIPANTSNGTIDVSVIDNNILESDETVIVNLTSITSGDPQTIIGASSSATVTISDDDSSEVSIAVTTSASEPGTNGLFTVTLTNPVDIDTEITFGVSGTATEGTDYSNLVKTLTIPANSTETSINIDVINDELVETGGEEVVVTLSGTNNAVTLSASKSANMNLGDDDSTEVSITATDDSSQEGTPSGNNAEFTISLTKASAVATVVSYNVSGTATQGDDYTSLSGTVTIPASSKSATIDVLVIDDVLFEDSETVILTLTGITSGDATTVLGSQVTATATIIDNDIECSAGDDLEICSSEVEVTLSTATQNNASNYTWTTNGSGTFTDASVLNAVYNPSDDDRTSGEVQLTLSVSGISGTDSDVMTLKIWPRVLLNAGDETAIINEGETYQVSGAVAVNHAGILWTSTGGTFDDPTALNPVFTPTTNENVVLRMTGTGLGTGACSDDFDEISLTINDFPIADNESVTGLEDQVLNFIESDFSTNYLDAESDAFAGIKIVSIESVGELEYEGTSVNSGLEITNANISKLSFKAQLNENGTNYDSFEFKVFDGVEYSSETYTMNISITAVNDEPSFSLMNPKDILVSEDIGDVIVNGQVATQSSGPADESGQILTLHLSNDTPALFSVQPALDASGNLTFTPAENMFGEATVSVYITDDGGVANGGDDTSAVQEFTITLEAVNDGPVAEDDLFTMDEDTQLRGNVQADNGNGEDSDPDNSTDNFTYTLVDGGTAESNGNLVFNADGSFTYDPNPDFFGEVSFTYQLCDNPVTPLIQKCNEATVTITVTQISDTPIAVDDNLWLKEDSSISGNVFDNDERLVDIPVVISSNTNPSHGTLSINPDGTFTYIPNKGYFGNDSFEYTLKDIDGDESTATVYIAVDPLDYDPIANDDFDTINEEEVSTGNLFANDEDFINDPVVVVSNTDPSNGTVVVNPDGTYIYTPNVDFYGTDTFTYTLEDSDGDRDSATVTITVNPVNDVPVAVDDTNTTTEDTEIGGNVLANDTNLGDAPVSVVDFTNPNNGTVLVVGDGNYTYLPDDNFNGVDSFTYTIEDENGDRSTAIVTITVSPINDVPVAVDDTNSTDEKSSVSGNVLSNDTDLDLDDLTVVEINGEATQIGTEIILSAGGTVRLNTNGTYEFNPNGEFDYLHTGETTQVTFTYSITDGIANSNSATVTITIVGINDAPVANDDLLDTYDNEEIIISVLDNDVDADGDQLSVDIIDEPKYGDVVVNADGSLSYIADLGSYCNTEQFTYRICDPAGLCDVATVTIEIEAKDTDEDSIPDAIETLTLNTDGDVDLNYQDLDSDNDGISDEDEAQITNPCTDSPVDTDGDGTPDYLDTDSDNDGYPDEEESDDDCDGDGIANYIDEYDDCAEYVSIPEGFSPNGDGINDKFVIKGIKDFPNSKLIIFNRWGNEIFKASGYQNDWDGRAKNSLTVGTKIVPEGTYYYVIDLGNGSKVIKGYVYINY, from the coding sequence GTGGAGAAGACCTATATTTTGGCACAGGAAGATGTAGTGATCAGCTTTACAACTACCAATGGCAGTGCAGCAGGAAGTGACTTTACATCACAAACATCACAGACCTATACCATTTTGGCAGGTTCAACAAGCGTTAACATTCCTGTAGAGGTATTGGGAGATGATATTGCAGAGGCAACAGAAAGTTTCACCGCAGCAATAATCATTGACAATGCCAACGCACAACAGGTGACAATCGGCACCGGCAGTGCAACGGGAACCATTAACGATGATGATGCTTATACAATCAGCCTAGCAGGCTTTACGGTAAGTGAAACAGATGCAAATGTGGATCACAACTTTGTAGCTACCATGAGTGGAGAAGCACAGGAAGATGTAGTGATCAGCTTTACAACTACCAATGGCAGTGCAGCAGGAAGTGACTTTACATCACAAACATCACAGACCTATACCATTTTGGCAGGTTCAACAAGCATTAACATTCCTGTAGAGGTATTGGGAGATGATATTGCAGAGGCAACAGAAAGTTTCACCGCAGCAATAATCATTGACAATGCCAACGCACAACAGGTGACAATCGGCACCGGCAGTGCAACGGGAACCATTAACGATGATGATGCTTATACAATCAGCCTAGCAGGCTTTACGGTAAGTGAAATAGATACAAATGCGGATCACAACTTTGTAGCTACCATGAGTGGAGAAGCACAGGAAGATGTAGTGATCAGCTTTACAACGACTAATGGTACGGCTACAGCGATTGATTTTGCTGCACAAGCATCTCAGACCTATACCATTCTAAAGGGAACAACAAGTGTTGATATTCCTGTGGTAGTAATTGGAGATTTTATATTGGAATCTACAGAAAGTTTTACTGCAGAAATTGAAATTAATGATGCAAACGAACAGCAGATAACAATTGAGAATGAAAATGCCATTGCAACTGGAACAATTAATGATAACGATGTTTCAGAGATTTCAATTGCAGCCAATGATGATGAAGCAGGTGAGCCAAATAATGATGGACAGTTTACGGTAAGCTTGAGTAATCAATCGGATGATGCCACAGTAATTGCTTATACAATAGGAGGAAGTGCAACGGCAGTAGAAGATTATACCACTTTAACAGGCAGTATTACGATTCCAGCCAATACAAGCAATGGAACCATTGATGTATCGGTGATTGATAACAACATATTGGAATCAGATGAGACGGTAATTGTTACTTTAACAAGTATTACTTCGGGTGATCCACAAGCGATTATCGGCGCAAGTAGTTCGGCAACAGTAACGATCTCTGATGACGATAGTTCAGAAGTTTCGATTACAGCCAATGATGATGAAGCAGGCGAGCCAAATAATGATGGACAGTTTGCGGTAAGCTTGAGTAATCAATCGGATGATGCCACAGTAATTGCTTATACAATAGGAGGAAGTGCAACGGCAGTAGAAGATTATACCACTTTAACAGGCAGTATTACGATTCCAGCCAATACAAGCAATGGAACCATTGATGTATCGGTGATTGATAACAACATATTGGAATCAGATGAGACGGTAATTGTTAATTTAACAAGTATTACTTCGGGAGATCCACAAACGATTATCGGCGCAAGTAGTTCGGCAACAGTAACGATCTCTGATGACGATAGTTCAGAGGTAAGTATAGCAGTTACAACATCAGCAAGTGAGCCTGGAACAAATGGATTGTTTACCGTAACTCTAACTAATCCTGTTGATATTGATACTGAAATTACATTTGGAGTTAGTGGAACAGCTACAGAGGGAACAGATTATTCTAATCTTGTTAAAACTCTAACTATTCCTGCAAATTCAACAGAAACAAGTATTAATATTGATGTAATAAATGATGAATTAGTTGAGACAGGTGGAGAAGAGGTTGTAGTTACATTAAGCGGAACAAATAATGCTGTAACCTTGTCAGCAAGCAAATCTGCTAATATGAATTTAGGAGATGATGATTCTACTGAGGTAAGTATAACTGCTACCGATGATTCTTCGCAGGAAGGTACACCTTCAGGAAATAATGCAGAATTTACGATTTCCTTAACTAAGGCTTCAGCAGTTGCTACGGTTGTAAGTTATAATGTTAGCGGAACTGCTACACAAGGTGATGACTATACGAGCTTATCTGGTACAGTTACAATTCCAGCTAGTAGCAAATCTGCTACAATAGATGTTCTCGTAATTGATGATGTTTTATTTGAAGATTCAGAAACTGTAATCCTTACACTTACAGGTATAACATCGGGAGATGCGACAACTGTATTGGGAAGTCAGGTAACGGCTACAGCAACAATAATTGATAATGATATTGAATGTTCTGCTGGAGATGATCTTGAAATTTGTTCTTCGGAAGTAGAGGTTACTTTGAGTACAGCTACACAAAATAACGCAAGCAATTATACTTGGACAACGAATGGTTCTGGAACATTTACAGATGCTAGTGTTTTAAATGCAGTTTATAATCCAAGTGATGATGATAGAACTAGTGGTGAAGTTCAGCTTACTTTAAGTGTTTCTGGTATTAGCGGAACTGACAGCGATGTAATGACACTTAAAATTTGGCCAAGAGTACTTCTAAATGCAGGTGATGAAACAGCGATTATCAATGAGGGTGAAACTTATCAGGTAAGTGGAGCAGTAGCTGTTAATCACGCTGGAATACTTTGGACAAGTACAGGCGGAACATTCGATGATCCAACAGCTCTTAATCCAGTATTTACTCCAACGACTAATGAAAATGTTGTTCTTAGAATGACTGGAACAGGATTAGGTACTGGAGCATGTTCTGATGATTTCGATGAGATTTCATTAACGATTAATGATTTCCCTATAGCAGATAATGAAAGTGTTACAGGTTTAGAAGATCAGGTATTGAATTTTATAGAGTCTGATTTCTCAACCAATTATTTAGATGCTGAAAGCGATGCGTTTGCTGGAATCAAGATAGTAAGTATAGAATCAGTTGGTGAACTTGAATATGAAGGTACATCAGTAAATTCAGGATTAGAAATCACTAATGCTAATATCAGTAAGCTAAGTTTTAAGGCACAATTAAATGAAAATGGAACGAATTACGATTCCTTCGAGTTTAAGGTGTTTGATGGAGTAGAATATAGCTCGGAAACTTATACAATGAATATTTCCATAACAGCTGTGAATGATGAACCATCGTTTAGCTTGATGAATCCAAAAGATATCTTGGTAAGTGAAGATATAGGTGATGTAATTGTTAATGGCCAGGTTGCAACACAATCGAGTGGACCAGCCGACGAATCAGGACAAATTCTGACATTGCATTTGTCAAATGATACACCAGCTTTATTTAGCGTTCAGCCAGCTTTAGATGCTTCAGGAAACTTAACTTTTACTCCAGCTGAGAATATGTTTGGAGAAGCCACTGTAAGCGTTTATATCACAGATGATGGAGGCGTAGCAAATGGAGGTGATGATACTTCAGCGGTTCAGGAATTTACAATTACGCTTGAGGCGGTGAATGATGGTCCGGTTGCAGAGGATGATCTGTTTACAATGGATGAAGATACTCAGTTGAGAGGCAATGTTCAGGCAGATAATGGAAATGGAGAAGATTCCGATCCAGATAATTCTACTGACAACTTTACTTATACACTTGTTGATGGTGGAACAGCTGAATCTAATGGTAATTTGGTATTCAATGCCGATGGTAGTTTTACTTACGATCCAAATCCAGATTTCTTTGGTGAAGTGAGCTTTACTTATCAGCTTTGTGATAACCCAGTTACGCCACTAATTCAGAAGTGTAATGAAGCAACGGTTACAATAACAGTAACTCAAATAAGTGATACTCCAATTGCAGTAGATGATAACCTTTGGTTGAAAGAAGATTCTTCAATTAGTGGTAATGTATTTGATAATGATGAACGATTGGTAGATATACCGGTAGTTATTTCATCAAATACCAATCCATCTCATGGAACCTTATCTATTAATCCTGATGGTACTTTTACTTACATTCCTAACAAAGGATATTTTGGAAATGATTCATTCGAATATACTTTAAAGGATATTGATGGTGATGAGTCTACAGCTACGGTTTACATTGCTGTTGATCCATTGGATTACGATCCTATTGCCAATGATGATTTTGATACCATAAATGAAGAAGAAGTTAGCACAGGTAATTTATTTGCCAACGACGAAGACTTCATTAATGATCCAGTAGTAGTTGTTTCAAATACAGACCCTTCAAATGGTACAGTGGTAGTAAATCCTGATGGAACGTACATTTATACACCAAATGTAGATTTCTATGGAACAGATACTTTCACATACACTTTGGAAGATTCTGATGGAGACAGAGATAGTGCTACAGTTACCATTACCGTAAATCCAGTTAACGATGTGCCTGTGGCAGTTGATGATACAAATACAACTACCGAGGATACTGAGATTGGAGGAAATGTATTGGCAAATGATACCAATTTAGGTGATGCTCCAGTTAGTGTTGTTGATTTTACGAATCCTAATAACGGTACTGTATTGGTAGTTGGAGATGGCAATTATACCTATTTGCCAGACGATAACTTTAATGGTGTTGATAGCTTTACTTATACCATTGAAGATGAAAATGGCGATCGATCAACAGCAATTGTTACAATTACGGTGAGTCCAATTAACGATGTTCCAGTAGCAGTTGATGATACCAATTCAACAGATGAAAAATCTTCTGTATCGGGTAATGTTTTATCGAACGATACCGATTTAGATCTAGATGATTTAACTGTTGTTGAAATCAATGGAGAAGCTACACAAATTGGAACTGAAATAATACTAAGTGCAGGCGGAACAGTTCGTTTAAATACCAATGGAACTTATGAGTTTAATCCAAATGGAGAATTTGATTATCTGCATACCGGAGAAACAACTCAAGTAACATTTACATACAGTATTACCGACGGTATTGCCAATAGTAATTCGGCAACAGTTACCATTACCATTGTTGGAATAAACGATGCACCTGTAGCAAATGATGATCTGTTAGATACATACGATAACGAGGAAATTATTATTTCCGTACTAGATAATGATGTAGATGCAGATGGGGATCAGTTATCAGTTGATATCATAGATGAACCTAAATATGGAGATGTTGTTGTGAACGCAGATGGAAGCTTATCTTATATCGCTGATTTAGGTAGCTATTGTAATACTGAGCAGTTTACATATAGAATTTGTGATCCAGCTGGATTGTGTGATGTAGCAACGGTTACTATTGAAATAGAAGCGAAGGATACCGACGAAGATAGTATTCCTGATGCGATTGAAACATTGACTTTAAATACCGACGGAGATGTTGACTTAAACTATCAGGATTTAGATAGCGATAATGATGGTATCTCTGACGAAGATGAAGCTCAAATAACAAATCCTTGTACTGACTCTCCTGTTGATACAGATGGAGACGGAACTCCGGATTATTTGGATACTGATAGTGATAACGACGGTTATCCTGATGAAGAAGAAAGTGATGATGATTGTGATGGAGACGGAATAGCCAATTACATTGATGAGTATGATGATTGTGCTGAATATGTTTCTATTCCAGAAGGGTTTTCTCCTAATGGAGATGGCATAAATGATAAATTTGTTATTAAGGGTATAAAAGACTTCCCGAATTCGAAGTTAATAATATTTAACCGATGGGGTAATGAAATATTTAAAGCCTCTGGATATCAAAATGATTGGGATGGAAGAGCTAAAAATAGCTTGACTGTAGGAACTAAAATTGTACCTGAAGGAACATATTATTACGTTATTGACCTTGGTAATGGATCCAAAGTGATTAAAGGTTACGTTTACATCAACTACTAA